GCGCACGCGCTCGTCCACCTTGGACCTGAGCTCTTTGACCTTCGGAGTGACCGGCTGCTCCTTCAGGTACTCGTTGAGCTTGTCCAGCAGGTCCACGGCGCCCTCAAAGTCCCTCTGGGCGATGCAGACGTCCAGATCCTCTGGGAGCTCCTGGATCCACTCCAGACTCAGGTCCACGCTCTCCTCTGCGTCAGCCGGCTCGTCGTCGTCCTCGTCGAAGGGGTTGGTGGACACCTCGGGCCTGGCCGGAGAGTTGGgggcctcctcctctttcttgtgCCTGTCCTTTGTCACTTTGTTCTTCTTGGTTTCGTCCAAGATCTCCAGCCACTCCTTCTTCACCTTGCTGTTCTCCGCCTGGAAGATGCGGCTGTCCGGGAACATGAGGATCTTGAACATGTCCTTCATGGGCGGGTTGTCCTTCACGTTGACCACGGCGAAGCTCTCCAGATCGTACAAGGCATTGTATTTGTACTTGACTGTGCCCCGGCGGTTGGGCAGCCAAGTGGCGATCAGCAGGCAGTCGTTCATCAGGAAAGCGTGGACCTTCTGGATGGGGGCCATGTTGTCCACATCAAACTCAGCCAGGTCCCCGTTGTAGACCAGGTGCCTGCCCGGGGTGTCCATGATGTTCTTACCTAGGGATGGAGGAAAAATCAATTCACTTGAGCATCACAGTTTATTAATCATTGTTCATTACTTAATCAATTTAAGATATCTGTAGCATCTGAAAGTAAACTATCTAAGGAATTTGTTGGCACCAAGCAAGTCATGTTGGCTTTTGGCAAGGTGACTAAATATCGCTCTAAAGTTAGGCTTAAGTTTGGTGAGGAAAAAACTGGCATGGCTGTTTCAGCAgagtcccttgacctctgacctccagatatctgaatgaaaatgggttctctgggcagccacggctctcccctttgcagacatgcccacctcatgctgatcccatgcagtttgggccacaaaccctgtttaactgttaatacttctgttgaaattgttcatattcctatctttttataatccttgtttatagtgtttatattgcttactgctatttatcatgtgtatactgtatatttcttctaaatttgcacattgacctacctcaatgcacattttatacacccatgcacacgtttttttctgtcttttttgttgcacattgctttttgcacactgggttgtacttaggttattctgttgtactcagatcttattctgttgtacttagatcttattctttatttctacttttttatttacttaatctgtaatctgtggatactgctgaaaaaatgtgaatttcctgcgggatgaataaagtatctatctatctatctatctatctatctatctatctatctatctatctatctatccatccaaatgtgttcttctgGCCAGTTGTAAAATAGTgggtttgtgcagactggggcctaaacagtcttggagtcacatcaattggctttgactggaaagctgagactcttgtggattcaacgagccacatttgattaacatgtgatgatgttagcctccatagcagccatttcactgtaatcAGACCATTTTCACTGTATAAATGACCCATTAGCACCTTGCAGctaatcacagcttcatgaaacattacagccacaaactagaggatttaaaaaaagaaaaaagatcatAATAAATTGTGGCACTGAATCGCAATCCTTCAGAATCGCGATACATATCAGATCGGTGACAGTATCGCATCGGGACATAAACACATCGTCCCAGCCCTGTGGTCTTACCCCCCTCCACCTTCTCCAGCAGCGAGGTGAGCGTCCTCTGCTTGAGCTCGTCCGTCTCCTTGGGGAAAGCCGCCAGCATCTCCTTGGAGGTCTCGTCCTTGTCGGCGGACAGCAGCGCCTGGGTGATGCTCTCCATGATGCTCTTCTGCTCCGTCAGGATGTGGCTCAGCTGGTACATCTCGCTCTCCAGGTACGAGATCTCCTTGGCCGTCTCGATGAACTGCCTGTAGTTCTTGTAGACATTCTTCTTGAGGTTCTGGGCCGTCTCGTCGGCCAGCGTCTGGATTTTCTGCCGATGCTCCTGCAGGTCCCGGTCGCCGTCGGACTGCTGCGACAGCTGCTTCACGTAGTTCTGCGGGTCGAAGTTGGCCGATTCCAGCTGCTTCCGGAGCCGACTCCCCGTGTCCGTCATCTTCTACCTGGtgtctttgactttttttcaaaCAGAATGCTGACAAACTAATGGGAATTAACGAGacagatgaaagaaaacaagttCATGTCCGCCTGCAAGCCAAACAGGAAGCTGCAAACTGGTTGACACCCTGAAACGTCACGGGATCTAGAAAAAGGATGGCCAACAGAACGCATTATTAGTCGGATGGTGATGATCtttaatttctcattaaaatgttaaacatgCGTTTCATTCAGAGTATCTGCAGTTACATTTAAGACAGGAATACAAACGGAATATATAAACAATTGCTGTTTCTATTGCTCTGACACGTAAATAAGGGGAAGTAAAAACTCCGGATATGGTATCAgttgaccaattttttttttttttgtaaatctttatttaaattcatcAACAAAGACAATCGCAATACTGCTTACAAATAGATGAGGcattaagacaataaaacaccGAGTAGTTCCAAAGAGAGgaatacagcaaaaacaaaaagtgatcaaataaattaacataaaaagaaaaaaaggttagTGTGTGACAATAAAATCACTCAAAAACTTCATAAAATATTGCATACAtttgtgaatgtttttacattttacatttgtgaATGTGGAATTAGGCAAGAAgtaaaattatattaataagAAAAATTAGCCAAGTATGTACAATGGACTAAAACAGGCttttaatatgaaacattgcaacttaactaaaaaaaaaaaaaagttgatataCTGcaatagtatttttatttatttatctatttattggtGTGCTGTATTACTAAAAATGTCCCATTAGCATGTCCTTGCATTTTTTCCTTAACAGTGCAATGTCCCTGTGCATATATGGTGGATATaggtttgcttttttaaaacatatgcTCAATTTTCTATTTCTACATTTcttgctgtaatattttgtaggattaatgcacatatttaaacataatgcacattatttttggttatgatgatgatgattcttcttctttttcttcttcttgttcttcttctcattctcattattattattgctgttgttgttgataaaTTGCTAAGGCAcgcatttttcaattttttgtaatttaattcttctcttgagaatctgagcaaaagcaactgacccagtttcccctgcgagatcaataaaatatttatggTTCTTGCTCTGATTCCGATTATGTATGCAAAATAGCATTATTTTGAAACTATCACCGGAAGTTGTGCAGCGGTGTTGGCGCCGGACAGCTCGCTCGCTGCCAACCGAAAATAAACACCACAGAGGAAGATAAAGCAGCGCTATACAGAGGGATTTTGTGAATATTTCGCTGGTAGGAAACGACTCGCCAAACCGGAATATTTATCCAGACGGGACACTCTGTGTGGTGCAGCCAGCAGGTAGCAGGATATTAGTGATGTTAGcgaagacagacagatagttGACGTAGCATTTAGCTGCCacgacgttagctaacgttacgTCAGCCCGCTGTGTTATGGACGAGGACCTGCTGCTCGCCAtccggctgcagcagcagtttgatGATGAGTACCAGGCGTCTTTGTTTTCATCGGACACTCCTGATGATGGACAGAGCAGCAAGAGACGGAGGGTGGAGGTAGGAGGAGGTTTCGGCGGCGACGTCGTCCCCTTCTCGCGGCCGGTCCCCCAGCCCGAGAGGCCGCTGTCCGTGGTGGATGAGTCGTGGGAGATGCTGGACCCCAGCCCGGACGTCCGAGCCATGTTCCTGGAGTTCAACGACATGTTCTTCTGGGGGAAACTCAGCGGGGTCGAGGTCAAATGGAGTCCCAGGATGACACTGTTAGTCCCACATCTTTATTAGCACTGGACCAATATGTTTATCTCCCGATTCGATACTACCGCGATGCTTGGTGCTGATTCGATATATATTGCGAGTCTGAAATATTATGCTTCTACAAGTATTGCAATTTCTTATTaggatttattgtgatttttgtttttttttaattaccctctagtttgtggttgtgaagtttcatgaggctttgattatcctaaaggtcactACAGGTAATTTTATTCAGTCATGTCAGGTTTCAGAAAATGAtctcactacagtgaaatggctgagCGGGGCtaacatcacacatgaatcaaatgtggctcattgaatccacaagaatctcagctttccagtcaaagccaaatgATGCAACTcaaagactgtttaggccccagtctgcacaaatacaccatttgtagcccaaactgcatgggattagcatgaggtgggcatgtctgcaaaggggagccccgtggctgcccagagaacccattttcattcagagatctggaggtcagaggtcaagggacaaCTTTGAAAATAGCCATTTCCTGCTGAAATTTAGCATGCATTTGGAGCAATGTTTAGCCACCCTCCTGAAAACCTCGTATGACATGTTTGGTACCAACCGTTCTTTAGGTCGTCTATTTTCATATGCTATTAATATATTGATGCTGTTTTGGtcatattgacaaaaaaaacaaacaaacaaaaaaaaaaacactgatgtgtacaggacattgaaaaacatcatgttaattttatgtttacccacaatttttttggttgatttcttctaatattttataaatgtcTTCCTAATTTGTGGGGCCTCTGACAAGCATTcaatactgaacacaaaccaaaacattcCTCAATGTAAGGGTCCCCACAGGGCAAAATCACTACAAATGTGGGTCTGTGACTTATTgagagtcaacttgggggtccagagcATGAAGAAACTTGAAAACATTTGATAAAGACTATGAAAACAGCGTTTGTCCAGTCTCTAATATGTCCTGTTCTCTGTATGTCCTCTCTCATTagatgtgctggtgtgtgttctTATGAGGGCCGTGGTGGACTCTGTTCAATCAGACTCAGTGAGCCACTGCTGAAGCTGAGACCCAGGAAAGACCTGGTCCAGGTGAGCTGGATGTGGTTCTTGTGGAACATCGATCACAATTTTTCAGAACTGATCTGACTGCTGAGTAGTTTTTAGGAAGATCAGCCAGTTTGAGTCTTGATCACTGAGCTATAGATCAGTGGTATTGATGCAATTACTGTTCAGTATACAGTTAGTCGTTCATGCCACCTAGTGTTGGTGTGTCACAAAACAATTACATGAGGAAATATAACAGTTGTGTGATTTAACTGACCAAAGTATACACAGATCAGTGTACAACAACCATcaatcaaatacacaaatatgatAGCCAAGTCAatctttattattatcaccAAGGTAGTTTGTAgcaggtgataaaaaaaaaatacatacatacatagaatCCACAAACATGACACTAACAGAAACATATTCCCATCAAACACTTATCACCTGAGTGAATTAAGCGAGTGAATAACCAAAGGAATAAAGCAGGTTGTTCACCTTAAAATGCCACCCAGAACAGAGAAAATCAAACTCTGCCAGCAGAGGGCGACCAAGACAAACTAAAATGGCAGTAGCTGTTGTGACTACTGTTTTGTTGAAGATGTCAGGCTGTTCCTATTGTCAAGACTCAAGTGGACAAACCAGGCTATACTATACAAACACTGAGTCTTAAAAACCTTTATAAAACAGACATCATAACATATCAGCCTCACAGTGTAGTTTACTGTTGATAACCGCTCCAAGTTACATGTAATTATAAACCAGCTCAGTGTCAGCACCTTTGATAGCTTTTTATATGTAACTatgatattttttaataataaatgatcAGAATGACATTGACTACATAGTATAGCCGATAGAGTATTTGCCTGGGAAAAATCGTTCTGCATCAGTAAGAATGCACAGATTGCGATGAATCCTGTCAGTCGCTGATAGCTGATGCCATCGTCCATTGTTATATTGCACCTGATTTTGCCACATACTGTGTAAGTATCGATATCTAATCAGataatgaaaaaggaaaaaaagaaatccaggCACTCAAGTGAATTAATAGGTTAAAAGGCCTTTAAttaatatcaatcaatcaaattgtatttatatagcacctttcaaacaaatgcatgatattcaaggtgctttaatAGGGGCTTAAttcaattaattaaattattaattaaaggCCTTTTAACCTATCAATCATCAATTCCATGAGCACCAGCGAAGGGGATTCCAGTAGCGCTCtgatccttttttcttttttctttttctttatctaaTCAGCTAGTTTGCCTCTTCTAAGTATTTAGGAGCTGGACTGACAACAATCCAACATGACAAATAGCACCAGTGCACCtcttgtaattattatttaactgCTGTATTATTAATGTGAGGAGAAAGAGGGCCAAACATGAGCTATTGTTTCAAGAAACTTGAAACAGTAGAAGACCGTGGACTTCTAAGCCCTGAATGTGGACTTGTCTatctgtgtgaatgtggagCTGGAGCAAGTGTGCTCAGACAAACTTTCCTGGAtaagcaaagtaaaaaaaaattgcattgatTAAATGGATTACATGTGTTCTGTATGTTGTTGTTAGCATACTGTTAGTTGTAACCTCTTGTTTAAACCCCTCCCACCAGACTCTCCTCCACGAAATGATCCACGCTCTGCTGTTTGTGACCCAGAACAACCGAGACCGAGACGGACATGGCCCTGAGTTCTGTAAACACATGAGCAGGATCAACAAGGCCAGCGGGGCCAACATTACTGTAGGTGTAACTTCTTTTTCAAGTGTCGGGCATTTAGCAGGCAGTCATACAGCGGCTGTAGAAAAGGCTTAGTGTGATTTGGCGTTGTTTCACCTAAGACAGACAGATTAAGGTGGCAGTACAACTCCAACATGAACTGTGTTCTGCAAGGATCTAAAACTTATATGTTAACCTCAAGTCTTTCTCTGTATGCTCCTCCGCCCCTGTCAGGTCTATCACACGTTCCATGATGAGGTTGATCTGTACCGGCAGCACTGGTGGCGATGTGACGGGCCCTGCCAGAACCGCAAACCCTATTTTGGCTATGTGAAGAGGGCTATGAACCGTGCTCCTTCTGCCCTAGACCCCTGGTGGGAGGACCACAAGAGGAGCTGCGGTGGGACGTACACCAAGGTCAAGGAGCCCGAAGGATACGGGAAGAAAGGCAAGATGGGCAGCAGCAAGGATAAGAAGAACCAAGAGAAGAAGGCCTTAGGGAACGGAAAGCCTTCCAGCACAACTACAGGTGATGAGGCTATCCTTctggattcacacacactgatagtCATAAAGTTTGGCTGATGTGGTTTTCTGATAGCCTTCTCTCCAGACTCCATGAATCCCAAAGTAAAttcaatcatcatcatcatcatcatcatcatcatcatctatcaGAGATGATTTACTAAAGTCAATGCTTGACCCACCTATGGGCCAAGACCTTTGGTCAGCGCAGCGATAAAAACCAATCATGGTAGGTTAACTGATTACATCACCAGGTATCACCATAACAACAGTAACTTTTAGACTGGCTAAAGCTGGGTTTCGACCGCAGGAACTTTTCCCAAGGGACTAAGAACCGTTTGAGGAATTGTCTGCATTTCAACTGTGGAGACGGGGGTGTTCCTGGGACATTTTATTTCGAGAAAAAGTCCCTGCTCAGACATATGGACTTTCAACTCTTCCAGAAACGGCATGAttgtattattactattacagtttttcaaaatgtattaatgCCATAACATTTCTAGAGAACAGAAGAAATCGCCAAAACTAgcttgttgttggtaacatcACAACTCTAAGCGGCCGCTGCCGTATTTGTTTAGTTCTCTGAAGTGAAGACATCATTGGTGAATTTGTTGACTGACCAATCAGGCATCTCACACAGATTGCAGTCAAATCTACCCTCGGTAATGAGAGCAGCAGGAATCGCCATGTAATTGTAAAAAACTGGCATAGTGATTCACTAGTGCAGGATCCAGGCTTGCTTAATGGAGGCCCATGCTGATATGTTACAATGCTGCGAAGTGAATGTTGTGCTTTATAAATTGTAACATGTGCCTGTTGTCTTTTAGGTTCGGGGTTACAGGATATCAGGAACATTATCCCATTCAGTGGAAAAGGCTTCCTGCTTGGAGGGAAGTCTCAGTCCTCTATATCTTCCTCCCCTTCAGGAGGGAAAGATGTGGAGGGGCCTGTTGTGAAATCACTCTCGTCTCCCAAGAAacccatcctctcctctccatcctcaaCTAAAAGTCCCCTTTCCCCTGTCCGCTCTGGCCTCAGTAACCAAGCCCAAGGGATCCCCAGCGCTTTGCCCTCCATCAGATCTGAGGTCTCCAGAGGACAGAAGCCACCCATCAAAAGGTCTGTCAGTAATACAAGAGTTTTTGTCAACATCAGCGGCTCGCCAGTAAGAATCCCAAAAGCCCAGGGCAGCACCAGCGGCCAGGGGAGCGTCCAGATGTACCGGGGTGGAGCAGACATGTCAAGGACCAAGCAGAGGTCCGTTCAGGAGCTTTTCAACAGCTTTAAGGCGGCCAACAGCTCATCTACCACCTCAAGCTCCACAGCGGAGACTAAAGGAGAAGTGCCTTCATCCCCGAAGAGTGGCAAAAACACTTTATCTGCCTCTTCGCCCTTTTCCCAACAAGAGAGGAAccattcttcctcttctccctccacaTTCGGGTCTAGTGCCGGTAGAGCCAACCACTCTAAATACCCATCTGTGGTTCAGACAGGATCCAAGTCCAGCCCTGCTAAGCCCATGCAGTCCAAGTATTTCAGTGACTCTAGCAGTGGGTCAGGAGCTGCAGGTGGGGGTCCGGTGCCGAAGACCAGGCTGTGGGACGGCCACAGCACCTCCGCCCCCATCTTCGACTACTTCCAGAAGACTGTAGGCACTGAGTCAGCAGCAGCCGGGGGGTCAATGAGGATAAAATCACCTGCAGTCCAGCAAAGACctgtcaccaccaccaccaccgcctcctcctccgcctcctacTCCCTCCCTAGTTCTGTTTCCTCCTCACGTTCCCTGCTGACGGTCAGCTGTCCTGTGTGCCAAAAAGAGGTGCAGGAGGCCAAAATCAATGAGCATCTTGATTCCTGCCTCACCTGATGAGGATAACATCGCAAGGACAGTGTCCAGCGGAGGAAGTTGCAATAAAACTAATCTCTAAAGAGCCCAGAGAATTTCTGGagagttttcagttttgattttctaATGGTTTTATCAAGCGCTGCTGCCAAATCTTGTAAGTCACT
The genomic region above belongs to Myripristis murdjan chromosome 24, fMyrMur1.1, whole genome shotgun sequence and contains:
- the exoc8 gene encoding exocyst complex component 8, which codes for MTDTGSRLRKQLESANFDPQNYVKQLSQQSDGDRDLQEHRQKIQTLADETAQNLKKNVYKNYRQFIETAKEISYLESEMYQLSHILTEQKSIMESITQALLSADKDETSKEMLAAFPKETDELKQRTLTSLLEKVEGGKNIMDTPGRHLVYNGDLAEFDVDNMAPIQKVHAFLMNDCLLIATWLPNRRGTVKYKYNALYDLESFAVVNVKDNPPMKDMFKILMFPDSRIFQAENSKVKKEWLEILDETKKNKVTKDRHKKEEEAPNSPARPEVSTNPFDEDDDEPADAEESVDLSLEWIQELPEDLDVCIAQRDFEGAVDLLDKLNEYLKEQPVTPKVKELRSKVDERVRQLTEVLVFELSPDRSLRGGPRATRRAVSQLIRLGQSTKACELFLKNRAAAVQTAIRQLRIEGATLLYIHKLCNIFFTSLLETAKEFEMDFAGNTGCYSAFVVWSKSAMKMFVNAFSKQVFDSKESLSTAAECVKVAKEHCKQLSEIGLDLTFTLQSLLVRDIKAALQSYKDIIIEATKHRNSEEMWRRMNLMTPEALAKLKEEMRSCGMGSFEQYTGDDCWVNLSYTVVAFTKQMMSFLEEGLKLYFPELHMVLLESLREIILVAVQHVDYSLRCEQEADKKAFILQNATFLHDTVLPVVERRFEEGVGKPAKQLQDLRKSTRPVRVNPESTTSVV
- the sprtn gene encoding DNA-dependent metalloprotease SPRTN, whose amino-acid sequence is MDEDLLLAIRLQQQFDDEYQASLFSSDTPDDGQSSKRRRVEVGGGFGGDVVPFSRPVPQPERPLSVVDESWEMLDPSPDVRAMFLEFNDMFFWGKLSGVEVKWSPRMTLCAGVCSYEGRGGLCSIRLSEPLLKLRPRKDLVQTLLHEMIHALLFVTQNNRDRDGHGPEFCKHMSRINKASGANITVYHTFHDEVDLYRQHWWRCDGPCQNRKPYFGYVKRAMNRAPSALDPWWEDHKRSCGGTYTKVKEPEGYGKKGKMGSSKDKKNQEKKALGNGKPSSTTTGSGLQDIRNIIPFSGKGFLLGGKSQSSISSSPSGGKDVEGPVVKSLSSPKKPILSSPSSTKSPLSPVRSGLSNQAQGIPSALPSIRSEVSRGQKPPIKRSVSNTRVFVNISGSPVRIPKAQGSTSGQGSVQMYRGGADMSRTKQRSVQELFNSFKAANSSSTTSSSTAETKGEVPSSPKSGKNTLSASSPFSQQERNHSSSSPSTFGSSAGRANHSKYPSVVQTGSKSSPAKPMQSKYFSDSSSGSGAAGGGPVPKTRLWDGHSTSAPIFDYFQKTVGTESAAAGGSMRIKSPAVQQRPVTTTTTASSSASYSLPSSVSSSRSLLTVSCPVCQKEVQEAKINEHLDSCLT